The following coding sequences lie in one Anoplolepis gracilipes chromosome 4, ASM4749672v1, whole genome shotgun sequence genomic window:
- the LOC140665287 gene encoding uncharacterized protein, with the protein MQSMKSTVDSKKREFLNYSKQCAYKALKHMTMGKNLNFKPEMWEEASERSRTSTDRSIVDTDDKSDVAENESLESGTRSPESPFFREMQKRLRKTWTPNIGKQSIQYKLFRSSSGRSSMIPAKSLARSAFSTKFARYETRESRLTNVLSAIPKVSCFQRRNRDRCLSCMHKSLRKTDETDKAISLQTTLLTEIEARYDSESSFDELPEFCEELQKMYFQKKEIPKYREKVETASDKSISPSHQAEQEDTTVSTPKIESNQSKNKTVKPAENLLSKSPKSLKATSISVSISSEPSKVSSSEVHTSDDETSSPLALDDDPSRYKNMAPCHLPTVLHPSMEPLRALKHRKPTTMESRIALMESTITTKEKSDDEYYDDASSKTATEKLQPKPVSEKPERPGEEKDISLKGSKTLLKIKSEQLIPIVKSAPKNELKRGYSCASIEDLSKDSARGTFEISRGKAEDGRGKVISFAEIDFAKESVFSDMERPTELPLSSVTEISRFLENRRDASAAIILESLANEFTSRLIKQHEHASMPGTMRRAKLTARLTKLLADSKRYLSPDKFPSHLIFSTQQPPACNSRLLRRVLPLDSYNLVAPLLGMPIWYPKRIKKVAAVYYETEEEEEEEEEEEIEGEIPFDLVVHPPTSKDISIKEDEHKVKRLNPYALFLRKPRRKVITWRSLTADDLKDYDPEATLEMKAKNITDRICRDFCEWLRDLGGTDKVIDEEVLGDMFEIDFSAEASRTMKMSMKEMPMVPDGVAAARQCPDAGELAMTRKHLIRDAKAESKPAKTMAFGSAIPWKLQFVPPENRVRERWLRCENVIPDLETMDVVWGDITHLESVKAFAKWFGKHSNTLLPHALTRAMTADPAKHVDTYVEPEMNVKQIGNFKVRSARQTSTL; encoded by the exons ATGCAATCTATGAAGTCTACGGTCGATAGCAAAAAGCgagaattcttaaattattctaaacaATGCGCGTACAAAGCTCTGAAACACATGACGATgggcaaaaatttaaatttcaagccCGAAATGTGGGAAGAGGCGTCGGAGAGATCGCGCACTTCCACCGACAGATCGATAGTAGATACAGACGACAAGTCAGACGTGGCCGAGAACGAAAGTCTCGAATCCGGGACTCGCAGCCCGGAGTCTcctttttttcgcgaaatgcAGAAGAGATTGAGAAAAACATGGACCCCGAATATCGGGAAGCAAAGCATTCAATATAAGCTCTTCAGATCAAGCTCCGGTAGGTCCTCGATGATCCCGGCGAAATCGTTGGCGAGGTCCGCCTTTAGCACAAAGTTCGCTAGATACGAAACCAGAGAGAGCCGTTTGACGAACGTTTTAAGTGCTATTCCAAAGGTGTCGTGCTTTCAACGCAGGAACCGCGACAGATGCTTATCCTGCATGCATAAATCCCTGCGGAAGACGGACGAAACTGACAAAGCTATCTCCTTGCAAACGACATTGCTGACGGAAATTGAGGCAAGATACGACAGCGAGTCCAGCTTCGACGAACTTCCGGAATTTTGCGAGGAATTACAAAAGATGTATTTCCAAAAGAAGGAAATTCCGAAATATCGGGAAAAAGTTGAGACTGCATCAGACAAATCGATATCTCCGTCGCATCAAGCGGAACAAGAAGATACGACGGTTTCGACGCCAAAGATCGAATCGAATCAATCTAAGAATAAAACAGTAAAACCCGCCGAAAACTTGCTGTCCAAAAGTCCAAAAAGTTTGAAAGCCACTTCCATTTCGGTCTCAATATCGTCGGAACCGTCGAAAGTTTCGTCTTCGGAAGTGCATACTTCTGACGACGAGACATCATCGCCGTTGGCATTGGACGACGATCCGTCGCGATACAAAAATATGGCGCCTTGTCATTTGCCGACAGTTCTACATCCAAGTATGGAACCTCTGCGAGCTTTGAAACACAGAAAACCAACTACTATGGAATCACGAATCGCACTTATGGAGAGCACAATAACAACGAAGGAGAAATCTGACGATGAATATTATGACGATGCTTCGTCAAAAACTGCGACGGAAAAATTACAGCCAAAACCGGTCAGCGAAAAGCCTGAAAGACCCGGCGAGGAAAAGGATATATCCTTAAAGGGCTCGAAAACCCTTTTGAAAATTAAGTCAGAGCAGCTGATACCGATCGTAAAATCTGCACCAAAGAACGAACTAAAGAGAGGATACAGTTGCGCGAGCATCGAGGATTTATCGAAGGATTCTGCGAGAGGTACGTTTGAGATTTCTCGAGGCAAAGCGGAAGATGGGCGAGGAAAAGTAATCTCTTTCGCGGAGATAGATTTCGCGAAAGAGTCGGTCTTTTCTGACATGGAGAGACCGACAGAATTACCCTTGTCATCGGTAACCGAAATTTCGCGATTTCTCGAGAATCGAAGGGACGCGTCGGCCGCGATCATACTAGAAAGTCTGGCGAATGAATTCACCTCACGACTGATAAAACAACACGAGCACGCCAGTATGCCAGGGACGATGAGGCGCGCTAAATTAACCGCGAGATTAACAAAGCTGCTGGCAGACTCGAAACGTTATTTGAGCCCCGATAAGTTCCCTTCTCACCTTATTTTCTCCACACAACAGCCTCCTGCTTGCAATTCCCGTTTGTTAAGACGTGTTTTGCCCCTCGATTCCTACAATCTCGTCGCGCCATTATTGGGCATGCCGATTTGGTAtccaaaaagaataaaaaaagtggcTGCGGTATATTACGAgacagaagaagaagaagaagaagaggaggaagaagaaataGAAGGAGAGATTCCCTTTGACTTGGTG GTGCATCCCCCGACGAGCAAAGATATTTCGATAAAAGAAGATGAACATAAAGTGAAACGATTAAATCCTTACGCTCTCTTTTTGAGGAAACCGCGGCGCAAG GTTATCACATGGCGTTCTTTAACAGCGGACGATCTCAAAGATTACGATCCCGAGGCCACTCTCGAAATGAAAGCGAAAAATATTACGGACAGGATATGCCGCGACTTTTGCGAATGGCTGCGCGATTTAGGCGGTACCGACAAAGTCATCGACGAGGAAGTCCTCGGAGATATGTTCGAAATTGACTTTTCGGCCGAAGCCAGTAGAACGATGAAG ATGTCGATGAAGGAAATGCCTATGGTACCCGACGGGGTAGCCGCAGCGAGACAATGTCCTGATGCAGGCGAACTTGCCATGACCAGGAAGCACCTGATTAGAGATGCTAAAGCTGAGAGTAAGCCGGCCAAAACAATGGCGTTTGGCAGCGCGATACCCTGGAAGCTTCAATTTGTACCGCCTGAAAATCGGGTGAGAGAGAGATGGCTGCGCTGCGAAAACGTGATACCAGATCTAGAGACGATGGATGTGGTCTGGGGCGATATAACGCATCTAGAGAGCGTCAAAGCTTTCGCCAAATGGTTCGGCAAGCATTCTAAT ACTTTGCTACCGCATGCGCTAACGAGGGCAATGACCGCCGATCCCGCGAAACACGTCGACACGTACGTGGAACCGGAAATGAACGTCAAGCAAATCGGCAATTTTAAAGTTCGCAGCGCCCGTCAGACCTCGACCTTGTGA
- the LOC140664546 gene encoding uncharacterized protein, which produces MTHPSRPKQSRHDYTMHKLRVVDGTKWDYSFPRRRAYWEKFCDNEEKRLIRVRDSFPKLSYLPIIPTLHDSETDFCDIVDFNAPSTSQGFDENVLLIDPKSFKTSDISSKRDDDNTYPNIEPIVKVSPPTPLKKISKNDAVTITKTNAEKEHIIVKNKCMIKVNSCKEAFLEEFLNVPSKTSIIPYDESDGDGKVYSKKTCPFHKHGPAIKIFDDDIEKYLRDDPRDVSSNQKLIKLPLLKNTSNKYDKIKRKITSAKNKKIKDITSSRKKLESYPDDDFADLTANEIAKIEFKENNILDKQCNLRSDFLKSDLKFSPDKKSRKEKKTAKDTKIASLCPKSFQPQSEIKTSSDKLIIKCPKLQKYLNIPKTQEKFIDESK; this is translated from the exons ATGACTCATCCATCAAGACCGAAGCAATCTAGACATGACTACACAATGCATAAACTACGTGTTGTAGATGGAACAAA ATGGGACTATTCTTTTCCTAGAAGAAGAGCTTACTGGGAAAAGTTTTGcgataatgaagaaaaaaggTTGATTAGAGTAAGAGATTCATTTCCAAAATTATCCTATCTTCCTATTATTCCTACTTTGCACGATTCAGAAACAGATTTTTGCGATATCGTAGATTTTAACGCTCCTAGCACTTCCCAAGGTTTCGATGAAAACGTACTTCTCATAGATCCGAAATCCTTTAAAACGTCagatatttcttcaaaaagaGACGATGACAATACTTATCCTAATATAGAACCGATAGTTAAAGTTTCTCCTCCCACgccattaaaaaagatatcgaaAAATGATGCAGTTACGATCACCAAGACAAACGCAGAGAAAGAAcacattattgttaaaaataaatgtatgataaaagtaaattcATGCAAAGAAGCGTTTCTAGAAGAGTTTCTAAATGTTCCTTCCAAAACTTCTATCATTCCCTATGACGAATCGGATGGAGATGGAAAAGTGTATTCAAAAAAAACGTGTCCCTTTCACAAACACGGGCCTGCCATAAAAATTTTCGACGACGATATCGAGAAATATTTGAGAGACGATCCAAGAGATGTATCGTCAAATcagaaattgattaaattgccgttattgaaaaatacttctaataaatatgataaaattaaaagaaagataacttctgccaaaaataaaaagattaaagacATTACTTCATCGCGAAAGAAATTGGAATCTTATCCGGATGATGATTTTGCAGATTTAACTGCAAatgaaattgcaaaaatagaatttaaagaaaataatatactagaTAAACAATGTAATCTTAGATCTGATTTTCTTAAgtcagatttaaaattttctcccgACAAAAAgtcaagaaaagagaaaaagactgcaaaagatacaaaaatcgCGTCATTGTGTCCAAAATCGTTTCAACCTCAAAGCGAAATTAAAACATCatctgataaattaataataaagtgtcCAAAATTGCagaaatacttaaatattccTAAAACTCAAGAAAAGTTTATCGATGAATCAAAATGA